A genomic stretch from Coffea arabica cultivar ET-39 chromosome 10c, Coffea Arabica ET-39 HiFi, whole genome shotgun sequence includes:
- the LOC113713384 gene encoding uncharacterized protein isoform X2 — protein MLLRGCFQSMVVSSSSINASIRWRGSFCSVYTSALRSASVPYRILYAPRPKLAFSFCSIDHSQSESSKQGTLKPGLYLVATPIGNLEDITLRALRVLKSADVILSEDTRHSGKLLQHYSISTALLSYHKFNEAQREQQVLKRLKDGEIVALISDAGTPGISDPGTELAKLCVSKGIPVIPIPGPSALVAALSASGLSTNEFTFVGFLPKHAGSRKERLLISANEAATQIFFVPPHKLSQFLEEINCLFGASRQCVMAREMTKVHEEFWRGTVKEAQEAFSTNQPKGEITFIIEGKTTCVDEIPSESELENDLREMISKGNSLSEMSLLEEG, from the exons ATGTTGTTGAGAGGCTGTTTTCAATCAATGGTGGTATCTTCCTCCTCTATCAATGCCAGTATCCGATGGCGAGGCTCTTTTTGCTCAGTTTACACCTCAGCTCTTCGTTCGGCATCCGTGCCTTATCGAATCCTTTATGCTCCTCGTCCCAAACTTGCATTCTCCTTCTGTTCTATTGATCACTCCCAATCAGAGTCCTCTAAACaa ggTACTTTAAAACCAGGCTTATATCTAGTGGCGACACCAATTGGGAATCTTGAAGACATTACCCTTAG AGCTCTGAGAGTCTTGAAATCAGCCGATGTGATACTTTCAGAAGATACAAGGCATTCTGGGAAGTTACTTCAACATTACTCTATAAGTACAGCACTT CTGAGTTATCACAAGTTCAATGAAGCTCAAAGGGAACAACAAGTATTGAAAAGGTTGAAAGATGGTGAAATTGTGGCCTTAATCAGTGACGCTGGGACACCTGGCATCAGTGACCCCGGTACAGAGTTG GCCAAGTTGTGTGTAAGTAAGGGCATACCAGTTATCCCTATTCCTGGCCCTTCTGCTTTGGTAGCTGCTCTTTCTGCCTCTGGACTATCTACAAATGAATTTACATTTG TTGGCTTTCTACCTAAACATGCTGGTTCCAGAAAGGAGAGACTCTTGATTTCAGCTAATGAAGCAGCAACCCAAATTTTTTTCGTTCCTCCTCACAAgctttctcaatttcttgaggAAATTAATTGTCTTTTTGGTGCCTCTAG GCAATGTGTTATGGCTCGAGAGATGACCAAAGTACACGAAGAG TTTTGGCGAGGCACTGTCAAGGAAGCCCAAGAAGCCTTCTCAACAAACCAGCCCAAGGGAGAAATTACATTCATCATTGAAGGAAAGACAACTTGTGTGGATGAAATTCCGTCAGAATCTGAGCTGGAAAATGATCTGAGAGAAATGATCTCAAAAGGGAATTCTCTTTCAGAG ATGTCGCTGCTGGAGGAAGGCTAA
- the LOC113713568 gene encoding cytokinin dehydrogenase 5-like, producing the protein MAAKLLLMLAICRWIVTVGLMLDPTELLLLGVEERLSVDPLDLESASLDFGGLHRAEPWGVLHPASAQDVARLVKAAYDSSHGFTVSARGHGHSINGQAMTTNGVVIQMSSGSGERRRLGIGRPVAPRVYEKFMYVDVWGGELWIDVLRSTLEYGLAPKSWTDYLYLSVGGTLSNAGISGQAFNHGPQISNVYELDVVTGKGELLTCSEEDNSDLFHAVLGGLGQFGIITRARIALEPAPQMVRWIRVLYSNFSTFTHDQEYLISLHGQSDSQKFDYVEGFAIVDDGLINNWRSSFFSPRNPVKISSIDAKGNGGVLYCLEVTKNYGDLDADTIDEEVDALLTKLNFIPNTVFTTDLPYVDFLDRVHKAELTLRSKGLWDVPHPWLNLFVPKSRIADFDRGVFKGILGSKNKTSGPILIYPMNKNKWDEKTSAVTPEEDVFYLVALLRSALDNGDETQTLDYLSDQNRRILRFCGDAGINVKQYLPHYTTQQQWRDHFGHKWAQFYQRKLEFDPRHILATGQRIFKPSCNPTSASWY; encoded by the exons ATGGCTGCCAAGCTTCTTTTAATGTTGGCAATATGTCGATGGATAGTGACTGTTGGATTGATGCTGGACCCGACGGAGCTTCTGCTGCTGGGAGTCGAAGAACGGCTCAGCGTGGATCCGTTGGACCTGGAAAGCGCTTCTCTAGACTTCGGTGGCTTGCATAGAGCCGAGCCATGGGGGGTGCTTCATCCGGCTTCGGCTCAGGACGTTGCCAGGCTGGTCAAAGCGGCGTACGACTCGAGTCATGGGTTTACCGTGTCGGCTAGGGGTCACGGGCATTCCATAAACGGGCAGGCTATGACGACTAACGGAGTTGTGATTCAAATGAGTAGTGGCTCCGGCGAAAGGAGGAGGCTTGGCATCGGGCGGCCGGTTGCACCCAGGGTTTATGAGAAATTCATGTACGTGGACGTATGGGGAGGAGAGCTATGGATAGATGTGTTGAGGTCCACCTTAGAATATGGACTCGCACCAAAATCATGGACAGATTACTTGTACCTTTCCGTGGGTGGTACGCTCTCCAATGCTGGCATCAGCGGACAAGCTTTCAATCATGGCCCTCAAATTAGCAATGTCTATGAGCTCGATGTCGTTACGG GCAAAGGGGAACTATTGACGTGCTCAGAAGAAGATAACTCAGACTTGTTTCATGCCGTTCTTGGTGGTCTTGGACAATTTGGGATCATCACTAGGGCTAGAATTGCTCTCGAGCCAGCTCCCCAAATG GTGAGGTGGATACGAGTGCTGTATTCGAATTTCTCCACTTTCACTCATGACCAGGAGTATCTAATCTCCTTGCATGGTCAATCAGACAGCCAGAAATTCGACTATGTGGAAGGTTTTGCTATTGTCGATGACGGCCTGATCAACAACTGGagatcttcctttttttctccaagaaatCCTGTGAAAATTTCGTCTATTGATGCTAAGGGCAATGGTGGCGTGTTATACTGCTTGGAGGTTACTAAAAACTATGGAGATTTAGATGCTGATACCATCGATGAG GAAGTGGACGCTCTATTGACGAAGCTAAATTTTATTCCAAACACGGTTTTTACAACGGACCTTCCCTATGTGGATTTCTTGGACCGGGTTCACAAGGCCGAGCTAACTCTCCGGTCCAAGGGTTTATGGGATGTACCACACCCGTGGCTCAATTTGTTCGTACCCAAATCAAGAATCGCAGACTTCGACAGAGGGGTATTCAAAGGCATCTTAGGCAGTAAGAATAAGACCAGTGGTCCGATTTTGATCTACCCCATGAACAAAAACAA GTGGGACGAGAAAACTTCAGCGGTGACGCCGGAGGAAGATGTGTTTTACTTGGTGGCATTGCTGAGGTCTGCATTGGATAATGGCGATGAGACGCAGACGTTAGACTACTTGAGCGATCAGAACCGACGGATCCTAAGGTTCTGTGGTGATGCGGGAATCAACGTCAAGCAGTACCTTCCTCATTACACCACACAGCAGCAATGGAGGGACCACTTTGGCCACAAATGGGCCCAATTTTACCAAAGAAAATTGGAGTTCGACCCCAGACACATTTTGGCCACCGGCCAACGTATTTTTAAACCTTCTTGCAATCCGACCTCAGCTTCATGGTATTGA
- the LOC113713384 gene encoding uncharacterized protein isoform X1, with protein MLLRGCFQSMVVSSSSINASIRWRGSFCSVYTSALRSASVPYRILYAPRPKLAFSFCSIDHSQSESSKQGTLKPGLYLVATPIGNLEDITLRALRVLKSADVILSEDTRHSGKLLQHYSISTALLSYHKFNEAQREQQVLKRLKDGEIVALISDAGTPGISDPGTELAKLCVSKGIPVIPIPGPSALVAALSASGLSTNEFTFVGFLPKHAGSRKERLLISANEAATQIFFVPPHKLSQFLEEINCLFGASRQCVMAREMTKVHEEFWRGTVKEAQEAFSTNQPKGEITFIIEGKTTCVDEIPSESELENDLREMISKGNSLSEAVKLVAAGTSVRRKTIYSIALRKFGNQFESEDN; from the exons ATGTTGTTGAGAGGCTGTTTTCAATCAATGGTGGTATCTTCCTCCTCTATCAATGCCAGTATCCGATGGCGAGGCTCTTTTTGCTCAGTTTACACCTCAGCTCTTCGTTCGGCATCCGTGCCTTATCGAATCCTTTATGCTCCTCGTCCCAAACTTGCATTCTCCTTCTGTTCTATTGATCACTCCCAATCAGAGTCCTCTAAACaa ggTACTTTAAAACCAGGCTTATATCTAGTGGCGACACCAATTGGGAATCTTGAAGACATTACCCTTAG AGCTCTGAGAGTCTTGAAATCAGCCGATGTGATACTTTCAGAAGATACAAGGCATTCTGGGAAGTTACTTCAACATTACTCTATAAGTACAGCACTT CTGAGTTATCACAAGTTCAATGAAGCTCAAAGGGAACAACAAGTATTGAAAAGGTTGAAAGATGGTGAAATTGTGGCCTTAATCAGTGACGCTGGGACACCTGGCATCAGTGACCCCGGTACAGAGTTG GCCAAGTTGTGTGTAAGTAAGGGCATACCAGTTATCCCTATTCCTGGCCCTTCTGCTTTGGTAGCTGCTCTTTCTGCCTCTGGACTATCTACAAATGAATTTACATTTG TTGGCTTTCTACCTAAACATGCTGGTTCCAGAAAGGAGAGACTCTTGATTTCAGCTAATGAAGCAGCAACCCAAATTTTTTTCGTTCCTCCTCACAAgctttctcaatttcttgaggAAATTAATTGTCTTTTTGGTGCCTCTAG GCAATGTGTTATGGCTCGAGAGATGACCAAAGTACACGAAGAG TTTTGGCGAGGCACTGTCAAGGAAGCCCAAGAAGCCTTCTCAACAAACCAGCCCAAGGGAGAAATTACATTCATCATTGAAGGAAAGACAACTTGTGTGGATGAAATTCCGTCAGAATCTGAGCTGGAAAATGATCTGAGAGAAATGATCTCAAAAGGGAATTCTCTTTCAGAG GCGGTAAAATTGGTGGCTGCAGGAACATCGGTGAGAAGAAAAACAATATATTCTATTGCTTTGAGAAAATTTGGGAATCAATTTGAATCAGAAGATAACTGA
- the LOC113713384 gene encoding uncharacterized protein isoform X4, which produces MLLRGCFQSMVVSSSSINASIRWRGSFCSVYTSALRSASVPYRILYAPRPKLAFSFCSIDHSQSESSKQGTLKPGLYLVATPIGNLEDITLRALRVLKSADVILSEDTRHSGKLLQHYSISTALLSYHKFNEAQREQQVLKRLKDGEIVALISDAGTPGISDPGTELAKLCVSKGIPVIPIPGPSALVAALSASGLSTNEFTFVGFLPKHAGSRKERLLISANEAATQIFFVPPHKLSQFLEEINCLFGASRQCVMAREMTKVHEEDTNAPWVL; this is translated from the exons ATGTTGTTGAGAGGCTGTTTTCAATCAATGGTGGTATCTTCCTCCTCTATCAATGCCAGTATCCGATGGCGAGGCTCTTTTTGCTCAGTTTACACCTCAGCTCTTCGTTCGGCATCCGTGCCTTATCGAATCCTTTATGCTCCTCGTCCCAAACTTGCATTCTCCTTCTGTTCTATTGATCACTCCCAATCAGAGTCCTCTAAACaa ggTACTTTAAAACCAGGCTTATATCTAGTGGCGACACCAATTGGGAATCTTGAAGACATTACCCTTAG AGCTCTGAGAGTCTTGAAATCAGCCGATGTGATACTTTCAGAAGATACAAGGCATTCTGGGAAGTTACTTCAACATTACTCTATAAGTACAGCACTT CTGAGTTATCACAAGTTCAATGAAGCTCAAAGGGAACAACAAGTATTGAAAAGGTTGAAAGATGGTGAAATTGTGGCCTTAATCAGTGACGCTGGGACACCTGGCATCAGTGACCCCGGTACAGAGTTG GCCAAGTTGTGTGTAAGTAAGGGCATACCAGTTATCCCTATTCCTGGCCCTTCTGCTTTGGTAGCTGCTCTTTCTGCCTCTGGACTATCTACAAATGAATTTACATTTG TTGGCTTTCTACCTAAACATGCTGGTTCCAGAAAGGAGAGACTCTTGATTTCAGCTAATGAAGCAGCAACCCAAATTTTTTTCGTTCCTCCTCACAAgctttctcaatttcttgaggAAATTAATTGTCTTTTTGGTGCCTCTAG GCAATGTGTTATGGCTCGAGAGATGACCAAAGTACACGAAGAG GATACAAACGCACCATGGGTGCTCTGA
- the LOC113713384 gene encoding uncharacterized protein isoform X5 has protein sequence MLLRGCFQSMVVSSSSINASIRWRGSFCSVYTSALRSASVPYRILYAPRPKLAFSFCSIDHSQSESSKQGTLKPGLYLVATPIGNLEDITLRALRVLKSADVILSEDTRHSGKLLQHYSISTALLSYHKFNEAQREQQVLKRLKDGEIVALISDAGTPGISDPGTELAKLCVSKGIPVIPIPGPSALVAALSASGLSTNEFTFVGFLPKHAGSRKERLLISANEAATQIFFVPPHKLSQFLEEINCLFGASRQCVMAREMTKVHEEETHRHQKH, from the exons ATGTTGTTGAGAGGCTGTTTTCAATCAATGGTGGTATCTTCCTCCTCTATCAATGCCAGTATCCGATGGCGAGGCTCTTTTTGCTCAGTTTACACCTCAGCTCTTCGTTCGGCATCCGTGCCTTATCGAATCCTTTATGCTCCTCGTCCCAAACTTGCATTCTCCTTCTGTTCTATTGATCACTCCCAATCAGAGTCCTCTAAACaa ggTACTTTAAAACCAGGCTTATATCTAGTGGCGACACCAATTGGGAATCTTGAAGACATTACCCTTAG AGCTCTGAGAGTCTTGAAATCAGCCGATGTGATACTTTCAGAAGATACAAGGCATTCTGGGAAGTTACTTCAACATTACTCTATAAGTACAGCACTT CTGAGTTATCACAAGTTCAATGAAGCTCAAAGGGAACAACAAGTATTGAAAAGGTTGAAAGATGGTGAAATTGTGGCCTTAATCAGTGACGCTGGGACACCTGGCATCAGTGACCCCGGTACAGAGTTG GCCAAGTTGTGTGTAAGTAAGGGCATACCAGTTATCCCTATTCCTGGCCCTTCTGCTTTGGTAGCTGCTCTTTCTGCCTCTGGACTATCTACAAATGAATTTACATTTG TTGGCTTTCTACCTAAACATGCTGGTTCCAGAAAGGAGAGACTCTTGATTTCAGCTAATGAAGCAGCAACCCAAATTTTTTTCGTTCCTCCTCACAAgctttctcaatttcttgaggAAATTAATTGTCTTTTTGGTGCCTCTAG GCAATGTGTTATGGCTCGAGAGATGACCAAAGTACACGAAGAG GAAACACATCGACACCAAAAACACTGA
- the LOC113713384 gene encoding uncharacterized protein isoform X3 — MLLRGCFQSMVVSSSSINASIRWRGSFCSVYTSALRSASVPYRILYAPRPKLAFSFCSIDHSQSESSKQGTLKPGLYLVATPIGNLEDITLRALRVLKSADVILSEDTRHSGKLLQHYSISTALLSYHKFNEAQREQQVLKRLKDGEIVALISDAGTPGISDPGTELAKLCVSKGIPVIPIPGPSALVAALSASGLSTNEFTFVGFLPKHAGSRKERLLISANEAATQIFFVPPHKLSQFLEEINCLFGASRQCVMAREMTKVHEEELFNLYLAKPSGSLIQHTLYLALRCFI, encoded by the exons ATGTTGTTGAGAGGCTGTTTTCAATCAATGGTGGTATCTTCCTCCTCTATCAATGCCAGTATCCGATGGCGAGGCTCTTTTTGCTCAGTTTACACCTCAGCTCTTCGTTCGGCATCCGTGCCTTATCGAATCCTTTATGCTCCTCGTCCCAAACTTGCATTCTCCTTCTGTTCTATTGATCACTCCCAATCAGAGTCCTCTAAACaa ggTACTTTAAAACCAGGCTTATATCTAGTGGCGACACCAATTGGGAATCTTGAAGACATTACCCTTAG AGCTCTGAGAGTCTTGAAATCAGCCGATGTGATACTTTCAGAAGATACAAGGCATTCTGGGAAGTTACTTCAACATTACTCTATAAGTACAGCACTT CTGAGTTATCACAAGTTCAATGAAGCTCAAAGGGAACAACAAGTATTGAAAAGGTTGAAAGATGGTGAAATTGTGGCCTTAATCAGTGACGCTGGGACACCTGGCATCAGTGACCCCGGTACAGAGTTG GCCAAGTTGTGTGTAAGTAAGGGCATACCAGTTATCCCTATTCCTGGCCCTTCTGCTTTGGTAGCTGCTCTTTCTGCCTCTGGACTATCTACAAATGAATTTACATTTG TTGGCTTTCTACCTAAACATGCTGGTTCCAGAAAGGAGAGACTCTTGATTTCAGCTAATGAAGCAGCAACCCAAATTTTTTTCGTTCCTCCTCACAAgctttctcaatttcttgaggAAATTAATTGTCTTTTTGGTGCCTCTAG GCAATGTGTTATGGCTCGAGAGATGACCAAAGTACACGAAGAG GAACTTTTCAATCTTTACTTGGCCAAGCCTTCAGGTTCCTTGATTCAACACACACTATATCTGGCATTAAGGTGCTTCATCTAG